One genomic region from Quercus robur chromosome 4, dhQueRobu3.1, whole genome shotgun sequence encodes:
- the LOC126720636 gene encoding receptor-like protein 9DC3, translating into MVLFFLIFFLFLSLPNSSLSSFSFNSSTPLCLSDQSSALLHFRNSFSVRLSNDWCDYYSYDPPKNSWKMGTDCCGWDGVTCDTMTGHVIAVDLSCSGLHGPIHPNSTLFSLRHLQRLNLAYNDFHGSTISSKFGGFANMTHLNLSGYSVAGSYGTHFLGPGSSFAGNVPSEISHLSKLVSLDLSSNIDMRIETPNLKRLIQNLTHLTELVLYAIDMSSVSTNCLTNLSSSLTSLRLTYCQLKGKFPENIFHLPNLQILRVGYNYNLTGSLPTYNWSTPLKSLSLSETEFPIDLPYLISNLKSLKQLFVGGCNFIGSSYPTFLSNLTQITYLDLSYSNFGGQCPWSLLNITGLTDLDLSYNNFIGQLPDFSSNNSSNSQLVNKIPSNLESLILSGNLLNGTIPSWVYTIPSLRFLHLDSNQFTGHIVEFQHNSLISLNVSFNNFSGNVESKIFSKLKSLQSLDMSNNPHLSLHSFTSATNILSKIHSLKLSSSNITEIPQFLRTAEYIEYLDLSNNHIKGNIPSWVMEVGKDSLFYFSLSRNNLTGHIPSLICNLSSLKFLDFSYNHLNNMIPPCLGKLSDNLNDLNLQRNNLNGTVPATFAKGCQLRSLKLNGNQLEGALPQSLVHCRNLEVLDFGNNKINGTFPCWLESLSELCVLVLRSNNFHGAIGNPKTKFPFPNLRIIDLSHNKFHGLLPTKFFMYLKAMMNVSADKGELKYMGDYYYQDSVTVVMKGFFIELVKIQSLFTTIDFSNNNFEGEIPKAIVELRSLKGLNFSHNNLSGHVPPSLGNLTNLEWLDLSSNKLTGEIPIQLADLTMLAFLNLSENYLFGHIPQGKQFNTFMNDSYYGNLGLCGFPMTKACGNDEGQQPSPSSTIQEDDFEFENGFHWKVVLLGYGCGFMFGLGLGYLVFSSGKPKWLVNIVYGGRHKK; encoded by the coding sequence ATGGTActcttctttctcattttcttcctcttcctttctctacctaattcatctctctcttctttttcttttaattcatcTACGCCTCTTTGCCTTTCCGACCAAAGCTCTGCTTTGCTCCATTTCAGAAACTCTTTTTCTGTCCGTCTTTCTAATGATTGGTGTGATTATTATTCTTATGATCCTCCGAAGAATTCGTGGAAAATGGGTACAGATTGTTGTGGGTGGGATGGGGTCACCTGTGATACGATGACAGGTCATGTCATTGCTGTCGACCTCAGTTGCAGTGGGCTTCATGGTCCCATCCATCCCAATAGCACCCTTTTCTCTCTTCGCCATCTCCAGAGGCTCAACCTTGCTTACAACGATTTCCATGGCTCCACAATTTCATCTAAATTTGGTGGCTTTGCAAACATGACGCATCTCAACCTCTCTGGCTACTCCGTTGCGGGCTCCTACGGTACTCACTTCCTCGGTCCTGGCTCCTCCTTTGCTGGTAATGTCCCTTCCGAAATCTCCCACTTATCCAAACTGGTTTCACTTGATCTCTCTTCGAATATTGACATGAGAATAGAAACGCCTAATTTGAAAAGGCTTATTCAAAACCTAACCCATCTAACTGAACTTGTTTTATATGCGATTGATATGTCTTCTGTTTCAACGAATTGTCTCACGAATTTGTCGTCTTCTTTAACATCTCTTCGTCTTACTTATTGCCAATTGAAAGGGAAATTTCCAGAAAATATATTCCACCTTCCAAACCTCCAGATACTCCGTGTAGGTTACAACTACAATCTCACCGGTTCCCTTCCAACATATAACTGGAGTACTCCTCTCAAGTCCTTGTCTCTATCTGAAACCGAATTCCCAATTGACTTACCTTATTTAATAAGCAACCTCAAGTCCTTAAAACAGTTGTTTGTTGGTGGATGTAATTTCATAGGTTCATCGTATCCAACATTTCTTTCAAATCTCACACAGATAACTTATTTGGACCTTTCATATAGTAACTTTGGTGGTCAGTGTCCATGGTCCCTCCTAAACATTACAGGACTTACTGACTTGGATCTCTCATACAACAATTTCATAGGGCAACTTCCGGACTTCTCTTCAAATAATTCATCTAATAGTCAACTAGTCAACAAGATTCCTTCCAATCTAGAATCTCTCATCTTATCTGGTAATTTATTGAATGGGACAATACCATCTTGGGTGTATACAATACCATCTTTGCGTTTCTTACATCTTGATTCTAACCAATTCACTGGGCATATTGTTGAATTCCAGCATAACTCATTAATTTCTCTAAATGTTTCCTTCAATAATTTTAGTGGCAATGTGGAGtcaaaaatattctcaaagctCAAAAGTCTTCAATCTCTTGATATGTCAAATAATCCTCACCTATCACTACACTCCTTCACATCCGCCACCAATATTTTGTCCAAAATTCACTCATTAAAATTGTCTTCTTCCAACATAACCGAAATTCCACAGTTTTTACGAACTGCAGAATATATAGAATACTTAGACCTTTCCAACAACCATATCAAAGGCAATATTCCATCCTGGGTAATGGAGGTGGGGAAGGATTCATTGTTTTACTTTTCACTCTCAAGGAATAATTTAACTGGACACATCCCTTCCTTGATTTGCAATCTCAGTTCCCTCAAATTCCTTGATTTCTCTTATAATCACTTGAATAACATGATTCCTCCATGTTTGGGAAAGTTAAGTGATAATCTCAATGACTTGAATTTACAAAGGAACAATCTTAATGGCACTGTCCCAGCAACATTTGCAAAGGGATGTCAATTGAGAAGTCTGAAACTCAATGGCAACCAATTGGAAGGGGCATTGCCACAATCATTGGTCCATTGTAGAAATTTGGAAGTTCTGGATTTTGGTAACAACAAGATTAATGGCACCTTTCCTTGTTGGTTGGAAAGTCTTTCAGAGTTGTGCGTTCTTGTCTTGCGATCAAACAACTTTCATGGTGCCATAGGCAATCCCAAGACCAAATTCCCGTTCCCTAATTTGCGAATCATAGACCTCTCTCACAACAAGTTCCATGGTCTTTTgccaacaaaatttttcatgTATTTAAAAGCCATGATGAATGTGAGTGCAGACAAAGGTGAATTGAAATATATGGGTGATTATTATTATCAAGATTCTGTGACAGTGGTGATGAAAGGGTTTTTCATTGAATTGGTAAAAATCCAAAGTCTATTCACAACCATTGATTTTTCCAACAATAATTTCGAAGGAGAAATTCCAAAGGCAATTGTAGAGCTTCGGTCATTGAAGGGGCTTAATTTTTCACACAACAATCTTTCAGGTCATGTGCCTCCATCGTTGGGAAATTTAACCAATCTTGAATGGCTAGATCTCTCCTCAAACAAGCTCACAGGTGAAATTCCTATACAATTGGCAGATCTCACAATGCTAGCATTTTTAAACCTATCAGAAAATTATCTTTTTGGACATATACCCCAAGGTAAACAATTCAATACCTTTATGAATGATTCTTACTATGGAAACCTTGGGTTATGTGGATTTCCAATGACAAAAGCTTGTGGCAATGATGAGGGACAACAACCATCGCCATCATCAACCATTCAAGAAGATGATTTCGAATTTGAAAATGGGTTTCATTGGAAAGTTGTATTGTTGGGGTATGGTTGTGGATTCATgtttggattgggtttgggttatcTTGTGTTCTCAAGTGGAAAACCGAAATGGCTAGTGAATATTGTTTATGGAGGAAGACATAAAAAGTAA
- the LOC126721426 gene encoding uncharacterized protein LOC126721426: MTDQPTPRLDFAWAMMKMPVLNVLAESQDAVTIKLLAYANLSLYIKTLRVFNKIDFIKEELEKACPGVVSCADIVSIATRDGIMLIGYEFIQKHLSDLKGTGQPNPTITLDFLTEKRMRCQDSNRTTTQPSSSSMASLEISESAVEDVIFAGFVIFNIIWGDVEDVRFDLPAQTITPKIQKDLHLLKLRSAIDLKRHYKKGDSKSKTLPSISWKRKVREIEEKNQLGGNEKWKIKGQQSQKRAKQRRH; this comes from the exons ATGACAGATCAACCAACCCCTAGACTGGACTTTGCATGGGCAATGATGAAGATGCCAGTGCTTAATGTTTTGGCTGAATCTCAAG ATGCAGTGACTATTAAACTTCTTGCCTATGCTAATTTGAGTCTATATATAAAG ACCTTGAGGGTTTTCAATAAGATTGATTTCATCAAGGAGGAGCTTGAAAAGGCTTGTCCAGGGGTAGTTTCATGTGCTGATATTGTTTCTATTGCCACAAGAGATGGCATTATGCTG ATTGGCTATGAATTCATACAAAAACACCTCTCTGACCTCAAGGGGACAGGGCAGCCAAACCCAACTATAACTCTTGATTTCCTCACTGAGAAGAGAATGAGGTGCCAAGACAGTAATAGGACCACCACTCAGCCTTCTTCTTCATCCATGGCTTCATTGGAAATTAGTGAATCTGCAGTGGAGGATGTCATATTTGCAGGCTTTGTCATCTTCAATATCATCTGGG GTGATGTTGAAGATGTCAG GTTTGACTTACCTGCACAAACCATCACCCCAAAGATTCAGAAAGATCTGCATTTACTGAAG TTGAGAAGTGCCATTGATCTGAAGAGGCACTACAAGAAGGGtgattcaaaatccaaaacattGCCAAGTATTTCCTG GAAGCGCAAGGTTCGAGAGATAGAAGAAAAGAATCAACTAGGGGGGAATGAGAAATGGAAGATAAAAGGTCAGCAGTCGCAGAAGCGTGCAAAGCAAAGAAGGCACTGA